The following DNA comes from Natranaerovirga pectinivora.
CTTATTGAACTAAGTTAGGGTTATAATAATTCAAAAGATAATTCTTTCTAGTAAAGATCCTTATAAAACTATAGAGGAAAGAGTGTGAAAATATGGCAAAAGCAAAAACAGTATTTTTTTGTAATGAATGTGGTCAAGAATCACCAAAGTGGTTAGGCCAATGCCCTGGTTGTAAAGAATGGAATACATTTGTTGAAGAAAAAATTACGCCTATAAAAGTTAAACAACATAATATTGGGTTAGAAAGAAATGAGCCTAAAAAACTTTCGGATATTCATATGTTAGATGATAAAAGAATTACTACTGGGATAAACGAATTAGACCGAGTTTTAGGTGGTGGAATTGTTATTGGGTCATTGGTTTTAGTTGGAGGAGACCCTGGTATAGGCAAATCAACCTTATTATTGCAAATGTGTAAAAGTTTAGCGGATAACAATAAAAAAGTACTATACATATCTGGAGAAGAATCCTTAAAGCAAATTAAAATACGAGCAGAAAGACTTAATGTGAATGGCAATAATTTATTACTTTTATGTGAGACGAATTTGACGAATATAGAAGAAATTGTAAAAAAAGATATCCCAGATGTTATGATCATTGACTCCATACAAACCATGTTTAAAGAAGATATTAGCTCAGCACCTGGAAGTGTTAGCCAAGTAAGAGAAGTGACCAATATACTGATGCAATTAGCAAAAGGATTAAATATATCAACTTTCATTGTTGGGCATGTGACCAAAGATGGTTCAATTGCAGGACCAAGGGTGTTAGAACATATGGTAGATACAGTTCTGTATTTTGAAGGGGACAGACATGCAAGTTATAGAATTCTTAGAGGGGTAAAAAATAGATATGGTTCTACCAATGAAATTGGTGTGTTTGAAATGAGAGACAAAGGGCTGGTTGAGGTGAGCAATCCTTCAGAATTAATGTTAACAGGGCGACCAACAGGGG
Coding sequences within:
- the radA gene encoding DNA repair protein RadA — translated: MAKAKTVFFCNECGQESPKWLGQCPGCKEWNTFVEEKITPIKVKQHNIGLERNEPKKLSDIHMLDDKRITTGINELDRVLGGGIVIGSLVLVGGDPGIGKSTLLLQMCKSLADNNKKVLYISGEESLKQIKIRAERLNVNGNNLLLLCETNLTNIEEIVKKDIPDVMIIDSIQTMFKEDISSAPGSVSQVREVTNILMQLAKGLNISTFIVGHVTKDGSIAGPRVLEHMVDTVLYFEGDRHASYRILRGVKNRYGSTNEIGVFEMRDKGLVEVSNPSELMLTGRPTGVSGSVVSCSLEGTRPMLVEVQALISQTNFGMPRRTATGTDYNRVVLLMAVLEKRLGMQLASCDAYVNIAGGIKINEPALDLGIIMSIASSFKNQPINSRTLVFGEVGLTGEVRAVNMAEQRVIEASKLGFDTCIIPKANMKNLKIPKEVKVFGVENVNEALGLCR